Proteins encoded together in one Streptomyces sp. B1I3 window:
- a CDS encoding LacI family DNA-binding transcriptional regulator, with protein sequence MLKRSSGTPTLEEVAALAGVGRGTVSRVINNASGVKASTRRAVQRAIDELDYVPNLAARSLAGRRAGAVALVMTKSDWRLFGEPFFSEVARAVGDALTEAGVQLLLTLVRTDAERQRLVEYVRGGRVDGVLLMSVRAGDRLPDMLADAGLPTVLLGRRSGDERVTYVDADNVGGARAAVGHLVDGGRRSIAAITGPPEMYVARCRLRGYRQALGEAGLDEVPSLVVQGDFTEASGRRAMAGLIERHPEIDAVFAASDSMAAGALAALHAAGRRVPQDVAVVGFDDFELSEQTEPPLTTVRQPMEEIGRTMVRLLLEEMDQPEVAWRHVILRTRLVVRESA encoded by the coding sequence ATGCTGAAGCGGAGTTCCGGCACACCGACGCTGGAGGAAGTGGCCGCCCTTGCCGGAGTGGGGCGGGGCACGGTCTCCCGGGTGATCAACAACGCGTCGGGCGTCAAGGCGTCCACACGCCGTGCCGTGCAGCGCGCCATCGACGAACTGGACTATGTCCCGAATCTGGCCGCACGTTCACTGGCCGGGCGGCGCGCGGGCGCCGTCGCGCTGGTGATGACCAAGTCGGACTGGCGGTTGTTCGGGGAGCCGTTCTTCTCGGAGGTCGCGCGGGCGGTCGGGGACGCGCTGACCGAGGCGGGCGTGCAGTTGCTGCTCACGCTCGTCCGCACGGACGCCGAGCGGCAGCGGCTCGTGGAGTACGTGCGCGGCGGCCGGGTCGACGGAGTGCTGCTGATGTCCGTGCGGGCCGGAGACCGGCTGCCGGACATGCTCGCCGACGCCGGGCTGCCCACGGTGCTGCTGGGCAGGCGCTCGGGTGACGAGCGGGTGACCTACGTGGACGCGGACAACGTCGGCGGTGCGCGGGCGGCGGTCGGCCACCTGGTGGACGGAGGCCGGAGGTCCATCGCCGCGATCACGGGCCCGCCCGAGATGTACGTCGCCCGGTGCAGGCTGCGCGGTTACCGGCAGGCGCTGGGTGAGGCCGGGCTCGACGAGGTGCCGTCCCTGGTCGTACAGGGCGACTTCACCGAGGCCAGCGGGCGACGGGCGATGGCCGGGCTCATCGAGCGGCATCCGGAGATCGACGCCGTCTTCGCCGCGTCGGACAGCATGGCCGCCGGGGCCCTGGCCGCCCTGCACGCGGCGGGGCGCCGGGTGCCGCAGGACGTGGCGGTGGTCGGCTTCGACGACTTCGAGCTGTCCGAGCAGACCGAGCCGCCGCTGACGACCGTCCGCCAGCCGATGGAGGAGATCGGCCGGACCATGGTGCGGCTGCTGCTGGAGGAGATGGACCAGCCGGAGGTGGCCTGGCGCCATGTGATCCTGCGGACGCGGCTGGTGGTGCGCGAGTCGGCCTGA
- the glyA gene encoding serine hydroxymethyltransferase gives MSLLNSSLHELDPDVAAAVDAELHRQQSTLEMIASENFAPVAVMEAQGSVLTNKYAEGYPGRRYYGGCEHVDVVEQIAIDRIKALFGAEAANVQPHSGAQANAAAMFALLKPGDTIMGLNLAHGGHLTHGMKINFSGKLYNVVPYHVDDTGVVDMAEVERLAKESKPQLIVAGWSAYPRQLDFAAFRRIADEVGAYLMVDMAHFAGLVAAGLHPNPVPHAHVVTTTTHKTLGGPRGGVILSTQELAKKINSAVFPGQQGGPLEHVIAAKAVSFKVAATEEFKERQQRTLDGARILAERLVQPDVTEVGVSVLSGGTDVHLVLVDLRNSELDGRQAEDRLHELGITVNRNAIPNDPRPPMVTSGLRIGTPALATRGFQAEDFTEVAEIIAAALKPTYDADDLKARVIALAEKFPLYPGIK, from the coding sequence ATGTCGCTTCTCAACTCCTCCCTCCACGAGCTGGACCCGGACGTCGCCGCCGCCGTCGACGCCGAGCTCCACCGTCAGCAGTCCACCCTCGAGATGATCGCCTCGGAGAACTTCGCTCCGGTCGCGGTCATGGAGGCGCAGGGCTCCGTCCTCACCAACAAGTACGCCGAGGGCTACCCGGGCCGCCGCTACTACGGCGGCTGCGAGCACGTCGACGTGGTCGAGCAGATCGCCATCGACCGCATCAAGGCGCTCTTCGGCGCCGAGGCCGCGAACGTCCAGCCGCACTCGGGCGCCCAGGCGAACGCCGCGGCGATGTTCGCGCTGCTGAAGCCGGGCGACACGATCATGGGTCTCAACCTGGCCCACGGCGGTCACCTGACCCACGGCATGAAGATCAACTTCTCGGGCAAGCTCTACAACGTGGTCCCGTACCACGTCGACGACACCGGTGTAGTGGACATGGCCGAGGTCGAGCGCCTCGCCAAGGAGTCCAAGCCGCAGCTGATCGTGGCCGGCTGGTCCGCGTACCCCCGTCAGCTCGACTTCGCCGCCTTCCGCCGGATCGCGGACGAGGTCGGCGCGTACCTGATGGTCGACATGGCCCACTTCGCCGGCCTGGTCGCCGCGGGTCTGCACCCCAACCCGGTGCCGCACGCCCACGTCGTCACGACCACCACGCACAAGACCCTCGGCGGCCCGCGCGGTGGCGTCATCCTGTCGACGCAGGAGCTCGCCAAGAAGATCAACTCCGCGGTCTTCCCGGGTCAGCAGGGCGGCCCGCTGGAGCACGTGATCGCGGCCAAGGCCGTCTCCTTCAAGGTCGCGGCGACCGAGGAGTTCAAGGAGCGCCAGCAGCGCACCCTGGACGGTGCCCGCATCCTGGCCGAGCGTCTCGTGCAGCCGGACGTCACCGAGGTGGGCGTCTCCGTCCTCTCCGGCGGTACGGACGTGCATCTGGTCCTGGTCGACCTGCGCAACTCCGAGCTGGACGGCCGCCAGGCCGAGGACCGGCTCCACGAGCTGGGCATCACGGTCAACCGCAACGCCATCCCGAACGACCCGCGGCCCCCGATGGTCACCTCGGGTCTGCGGATCGGTACGCCGGCCCTGGCCACCCGTGGCTTCCAGGCGGAGGACTTCACCGAGGTCGCCGAGATCATCGCGGCCGCGCTGAAGCCCACGTACGACGCCGACGACCTCAAGGCCCGTGTGATCGCGCTGGCCGAGAAGTTCCCGCTGTACCCCGGCATCAAGTAG
- a CDS encoding ATP-binding protein: MMVGMAGLEGVEQPRPRSSGTAARGMAAVDDEQPFQVMELFGNPTEGEVRLPSRPESAATARRLTACVLQRQWALPPQTVEHGVLLVSELVGNAVRHTGARSFGLRMLRRRGWIRVEVRDPSRGLPCLMPVREMDVSGRGLFLVDKLSDRWGVDLLPRGKTTWFEMRILDR; this comes from the coding sequence ATGATGGTGGGCATGGCGGGCCTGGAGGGTGTGGAGCAGCCGCGACCGCGCAGCAGCGGGACAGCGGCGCGCGGGATGGCGGCCGTTGATGACGAACAGCCGTTCCAAGTAATGGAGTTGTTCGGGAATCCGACGGAGGGTGAGGTCCGGTTGCCCTCGCGCCCCGAGTCGGCCGCGACCGCCCGCCGGCTCACCGCGTGCGTGCTGCAGCGCCAGTGGGCCCTGCCCCCGCAGACCGTGGAGCACGGCGTACTGCTCGTCTCGGAACTGGTGGGCAACGCGGTCCGGCACACGGGTGCGCGCTCCTTCGGGCTGCGCATGCTGCGCCGCCGCGGCTGGATCCGGGTCGAGGTGCGCGATCCGTCGCGCGGGCTCCCCTGTCTGATGCCGGTCCGGGAGATGGACGTCAGCGGGCGCGGGCTGTTCCTCGTCGACAAGCTCTCCGACCGGTGGGGCGTCGACCTCTTACCGCGCGGCAAGACCACCTGGTTCGAGATGCGCATCCTCGACCGCTGA
- a CDS encoding lytic polysaccharide monooxygenase has product MARRKKQLASLAAVFATLLGAIALALLGQGNAQAHGVTMMPGSRTYLCWQDAKTSTGALDPTNPACKAALAESGATALYNWFAVLDSNAGGRGAGYVPDGKLCSAGDRSPYNFTGYNAARADWPRTHLTSGKTIQIKHSNWAAHPGSFRVYLSKPGYSPSTELGWDDLDLIDTVTNPSQTGSPGTDGGHYFWNLGLPSGRSGNAVMFIQWVRSDSQENFFSCSDVVFDGGNGEVTGIRGSGGTPTPDPTPTPDPTPTPDPTPTPDPTPTPTDPHTGCMAVYNVTNSWSGGFQGSVEVMNHGTTARDGWAVKWTPGAGAKVSSVWNGALTTGSDGTLTVKNLAYNGTVPPGGSVTFGFTATSTGNNFPVGSIGCVSP; this is encoded by the coding sequence ATGGCTCGACGCAAGAAGCAACTCGCCTCCCTGGCGGCGGTGTTCGCGACGCTGCTCGGCGCAATCGCCCTGGCATTACTGGGCCAGGGCAACGCGCAGGCGCACGGCGTGACGATGATGCCGGGTTCGCGCACCTACCTCTGCTGGCAGGATGCCAAGACCAGCACCGGCGCCCTGGACCCCACCAACCCGGCGTGCAAGGCCGCGCTCGCCGAGAGCGGCGCGACCGCGCTGTACAACTGGTTCGCCGTGCTCGACTCCAACGCGGGTGGGCGAGGGGCCGGCTATGTCCCGGACGGGAAGCTGTGCAGCGCCGGTGACCGGTCGCCGTACAACTTCACCGGATACAACGCCGCCCGTGCGGACTGGCCCCGGACGCACCTGACGTCCGGGAAGACGATCCAGATCAAGCACAGCAACTGGGCGGCACACCCGGGCTCGTTCCGGGTGTACCTCTCCAAGCCGGGTTACTCGCCCAGCACCGAACTGGGCTGGGACGACCTCGATCTGATCGACACCGTCACCAACCCGTCGCAGACGGGCTCGCCGGGCACGGACGGCGGCCACTACTTCTGGAATCTGGGCCTGCCCTCGGGCCGCTCGGGCAACGCGGTGATGTTCATCCAGTGGGTGCGCTCGGACAGCCAGGAGAACTTCTTCTCCTGCTCCGACGTCGTCTTCGACGGCGGCAACGGCGAGGTGACCGGCATCCGCGGTTCGGGCGGCACTCCCACCCCCGACCCGACGCCCACCCCTGACCCGACACCCACGCCGGACCCGACACCCACGCCGGACCCGACGCCCACGCCGACCGATCCGCACACCGGCTGCATGGCCGTCTACAACGTGACCAACTCCTGGAGCGGCGGCTTCCAGGGCTCCGTCGAGGTCATGAACCACGGCACCACGGCGCGCGACGGCTGGGCCGTGAAGTGGACACCCGGTGCGGGCGCCAAGGTCAGCAGCGTGTGGAACGGTGCACTGACGACGGGGTCGGACGGCACGCTCACGGTCAAGAACCTCGCCTACAACGGGACCGTCCCGCCGGGGGGCAGCGTCACCTTCGGGTTCACGGCGACCTCGACCGGCAACAACTTCCCGGTCGGCTCGATCGGCTGCGTCAGCCCGTAG
- a CDS encoding cellulase family glycosylhydrolase: protein MKRFLALLATCATILGLTALVGPQAVAATGCKVDYTVTSQWQGGFQAGVKITNLGEPISGWTLKFAMPDAGQKLVQGWNAGWSQSGSTVSAVGVDWNRTLATGAAADVGLVGSFTGTNPAPTAFTLNGVACTGSVDGTQPPTPGGGTPVSINGQVHVCGVNLCNQYNRPIQLRGMSTHGIQWFNACYNAASLDALAKDWKSDLLRIAMYVQEDGYETDPAGFTSRVNSLVDMAEARGMYALIDFHTLTPGDPNYNLARAKTFFASVAARNADKKNVIYEIANEPNGVSWAAIKNYADQVIPVIRAADPDAVVIVGTRGWSSLGVSDGSSESEVVNSPVNATNIMYAFHFYAASHKDNYRAAVSRAASKLPLFVTEFGTVSATGGGAMDRASTTAWLDLLDQLKIGYANWTYSDASESSAAFKPGTCSGSDYSSSGVLTESGTLLKNRISTADNFPTS, encoded by the coding sequence GTGAAACGTTTCCTGGCTTTACTGGCGACCTGCGCGACGATCCTGGGGCTCACCGCCCTGGTCGGCCCACAGGCGGTGGCTGCCACCGGATGCAAGGTCGACTACACGGTCACCAGCCAGTGGCAGGGCGGCTTCCAGGCCGGGGTGAAGATCACCAATCTGGGTGAACCCATCTCGGGGTGGACGCTCAAGTTCGCCATGCCGGACGCCGGGCAGAAGCTCGTCCAGGGCTGGAACGCCGGCTGGTCGCAGTCCGGTTCCACGGTCTCCGCCGTCGGCGTCGACTGGAACCGCACGCTGGCCACCGGTGCGGCGGCCGACGTGGGGCTGGTGGGTTCCTTCACCGGCACCAACCCCGCGCCCACGGCGTTCACACTCAACGGCGTCGCCTGTACGGGCTCCGTCGACGGGACCCAGCCGCCCACCCCGGGCGGCGGCACCCCCGTGAGCATCAACGGACAGGTCCACGTCTGCGGCGTTAACCTGTGCAACCAGTACAACCGCCCCATACAGCTGCGGGGCATGAGCACGCACGGCATCCAGTGGTTCAACGCGTGCTACAACGCCGCGTCCCTGGACGCACTGGCGAAGGACTGGAAGTCGGACCTGCTGCGCATCGCCATGTACGTGCAGGAGGACGGCTACGAGACCGACCCGGCGGGCTTCACCAGCCGGGTGAACAGCCTCGTCGACATGGCCGAGGCCCGCGGCATGTACGCCCTGATCGACTTCCACACCCTGACCCCGGGTGACCCGAACTACAACCTGGCCCGCGCCAAGACGTTCTTCGCCTCCGTCGCCGCCCGCAACGCCGACAAGAAGAACGTCATCTACGAGATCGCCAACGAGCCCAACGGCGTGAGCTGGGCTGCCATCAAGAACTACGCAGACCAGGTCATCCCGGTGATCCGGGCGGCAGACCCGGACGCCGTCGTCATCGTCGGCACCCGCGGCTGGTCCTCGCTGGGGGTCTCGGACGGCTCCAGCGAGAGCGAGGTCGTCAACAGCCCCGTCAATGCCACCAACATCATGTACGCGTTCCACTTCTACGCCGCCAGCCACAAGGACAACTACCGTGCCGCAGTGAGCCGGGCGGCCTCGAAACTCCCGCTCTTCGTCACCGAGTTCGGGACAGTGAGCGCCACCGGCGGTGGAGCGATGGACCGGGCGAGCACCACGGCCTGGCTCGACCTGCTCGATCAGCTGAAGATCGGCTACGCGAACTGGACCTACTCCGACGCCTCCGAGAGCAGCGCGGCGTTCAAACCCGGCACCTGCAGCGGCAGCGACTACAGCAGCAGCGGTGTGCTGACCGAATCGGGGACGCTGCTCAAGAACCGGATCAGTACCGCTGACAACTTCCCCACCAGCTGA
- a CDS encoding terpene synthase family protein produces MPFRSAGCNPGMEETKEAAWNWADANGLALSPVARKKMLRTRPELWISLIFPEASQQHLDLFCQWLFWAFLVDDEFDDGPAGRDPRMCEAAIARLVDVLDGAEPHGPMEHALEGLRERTCRDRSAVWNRQFRRDTVSWLWTYYAEAVERAAGQVPSRVDFVKHRRDSVAMQPFLDLHEITAGTDLPESARSLPAYIALRNAVTDHSGLCNDICSFEKEAVLGYEHNAVRLIQRDRGYTLQEAVDEAGIQLARITERVQRAEKELIEEIEAAGIDGPVRAALERCVRDYRGLVRGDFDYHARAERYTRPDLVEIDRRDTLSRHFAA; encoded by the coding sequence ATGCCGTTCCGGAGCGCAGGGTGCAATCCGGGCATGGAGGAAACCAAGGAGGCCGCCTGGAACTGGGCTGATGCCAATGGGCTCGCGCTCTCCCCGGTCGCCCGTAAGAAGATGCTCCGAACCCGCCCGGAGCTCTGGATCTCCCTGATATTCCCCGAGGCTTCCCAGCAGCATCTCGATCTCTTCTGCCAATGGCTCTTCTGGGCGTTCCTCGTGGACGACGAGTTCGACGACGGGCCGGCGGGCCGGGATCCCCGGATGTGCGAGGCCGCGATCGCACGCCTGGTCGACGTCCTGGACGGGGCCGAGCCGCACGGCCCCATGGAGCACGCCCTGGAAGGCCTGCGGGAACGAACGTGCCGGGACCGGTCGGCCGTCTGGAACCGGCAGTTCCGCCGCGACACCGTCTCCTGGCTCTGGACGTACTACGCGGAGGCGGTGGAACGGGCCGCCGGACAGGTGCCGAGCCGGGTCGACTTCGTCAAGCACCGCCGGGACTCCGTGGCCATGCAGCCGTTCCTGGATCTCCATGAGATCACCGCCGGAACGGATCTTCCGGAATCCGCCCGAAGCCTGCCCGCCTATATCGCTCTGCGCAATGCCGTGACCGATCACTCCGGTCTCTGCAACGACATCTGTTCCTTCGAGAAGGAGGCGGTCCTGGGTTACGAGCACAACGCTGTCCGTCTCATTCAGCGAGACCGCGGGTACACGCTCCAGGAAGCTGTGGACGAGGCCGGAATTCAACTGGCACGTATTACCGAGCGGGTTCAGCGCGCCGAAAAGGAACTGATCGAGGAAATAGAGGCCGCGGGGATCGACGGGCCTGTCCGGGCGGCGCTGGAGCGCTGTGTGCGGGACTACCGGGGTCTCGTGCGCGGGGATTTCGACTACCACGCGAGGGCGGAACGCTACACGCGTCCCGACCTGGTGGAGATCGACCGGCGGGACACGCTCTCCCGGCACTTCGCCGCCTGA
- a CDS encoding enoyl-CoA hydratase/isomerase family protein gives MTVTLEVSDGVGTIRLDRPPMNALDIATQDRLRELAEEATRRDDVRAVILYGGEKVFAAGADIKEMQAMDHAAMVVRSKALQDAFTAVARIPKPVVAAVTGYALGGGCELALCADFRIAADNAKLGQPEILLGLIPGAGGTQRLARLVGPSKAKDLIFTGRHVKAEEAAAIGLVDRVVPAAEVYAQAHAWAARLAKGPALALRAAKESVDAGLETDIDTGLTIERNWFAGLFATEDRERGMRSFVEEGPGKAQFL, from the coding sequence ATGACCGTAACCCTCGAAGTAAGCGACGGCGTCGGGACGATCCGCCTGGACCGCCCGCCGATGAACGCCCTGGACATCGCCACCCAGGACCGGCTGCGTGAGCTCGCCGAGGAGGCGACCCGGCGCGACGACGTGCGCGCGGTGATCCTCTACGGCGGCGAGAAGGTGTTCGCGGCGGGTGCGGACATCAAGGAGATGCAGGCGATGGACCACGCGGCGATGGTCGTGCGCTCCAAGGCCCTGCAGGACGCCTTCACCGCCGTCGCGCGCATTCCCAAGCCCGTCGTCGCCGCCGTCACCGGCTACGCCCTGGGCGGCGGCTGTGAGCTGGCGCTCTGCGCCGACTTCAGGATCGCCGCGGACAACGCGAAGCTCGGCCAGCCGGAGATCCTGCTCGGCCTCATCCCCGGAGCCGGCGGCACCCAGCGCCTCGCCCGGCTCGTCGGCCCGTCCAAGGCCAAGGACCTCATCTTCACGGGCCGCCATGTGAAGGCCGAGGAGGCCGCGGCGATCGGCCTGGTGGACCGCGTCGTGCCCGCCGCCGAGGTGTACGCGCAGGCGCACGCCTGGGCCGCCCGGCTGGCCAAAGGGCCCGCGCTGGCGCTGCGGGCCGCGAAGGAGTCCGTGGACGCGGGGCTGGAGACGGACATCGACACGGGGCTCACGATCGAGCGGAACTGGTTCGCCGGCCTGTTCGCCACCGAGGACCGGGAGCGGGGGATGCGCAGCTTCGTGGAAGAGGGGCCGGGCAAGGCGCAGTTCCTCTGA
- a CDS encoding EF-hand domain-containing protein, whose translation MADIESARRAFERFDQNGDGRITAAEYKSAMAQLGDPFVTETVAQAIINAHDGNGDGELTFDEFWAAQNKA comes from the coding sequence GTGGCGGACATCGAGTCGGCACGCAGGGCATTCGAGCGCTTCGACCAGAACGGCGACGGCCGGATAACGGCCGCCGAGTACAAGAGCGCGATGGCGCAGCTGGGTGACCCGTTCGTCACCGAGACGGTGGCCCAGGCCATCATCAACGCCCACGACGGCAACGGTGACGGCGAGCTCACGTTCGACGAGTTCTGGGCCGCCCAGAACAAGGCCTGA
- the gcvT gene encoding glycine cleavage system aminomethyltransferase GcvT, producing MSTAPSAAPRLTALDALHRSLGATMTDFAGWDMPLRYASERDEHNAVRTRAGLFDLSHMGEITVTGPQAAAFLSYALVGNIATVGVGRARYTMIVAEDGGILDDLIVYRLGAAEAPEYLVVANAGNAQLVLDTLTERARDFDAEVRDDRDAYALLAVQGPESPAILKAVTDADLDGLKYYAGLPGTVAGVPALIARTGYTGEDGFELFVDPGHAEQLWKALTEAGAPHGLIPCGLSCRDTLRLEAGMPLYGHELTTALTPFDAGLGRVVKFEKEGDFVGREALVAAAERAGTAPPRKLVGLVAEGRRVPRAGFPVTAGGKVVGEVTSGAPSPTLGRPIAMAYVDAAYATPGTEGVAVDIRGTNEPYEVVALPFYTRRK from the coding sequence ATGAGCACTGCCCCGAGCGCCGCCCCGCGTCTCACCGCCCTCGATGCCCTGCATCGTTCACTGGGCGCGACCATGACCGATTTCGCCGGCTGGGACATGCCGCTGCGGTACGCCAGCGAGCGGGACGAGCACAACGCCGTACGCACCCGGGCCGGACTCTTCGACCTGTCGCACATGGGCGAGATCACCGTCACCGGCCCGCAGGCCGCCGCCTTCCTCTCCTACGCACTGGTCGGGAACATCGCCACCGTCGGGGTGGGCCGGGCCCGCTACACGATGATCGTCGCCGAGGACGGCGGGATCCTGGACGACCTGATCGTCTACCGGCTGGGAGCGGCCGAGGCCCCGGAGTACCTGGTCGTCGCCAATGCGGGCAACGCCCAGCTCGTCCTGGACACGCTCACCGAACGCGCCCGGGACTTCGACGCCGAGGTACGGGACGACCGCGACGCGTACGCGCTCCTCGCCGTCCAGGGCCCCGAGTCCCCCGCCATCCTGAAGGCCGTCACCGACGCCGACCTGGACGGGCTGAAGTACTACGCGGGTCTGCCCGGCACGGTCGCGGGAGTCCCCGCGCTCATCGCCCGTACCGGTTACACGGGGGAGGACGGCTTCGAGCTGTTCGTGGACCCCGGGCACGCCGAGCAGCTCTGGAAGGCACTCACCGAGGCCGGCGCCCCGCACGGTCTGATCCCCTGCGGCCTCTCCTGCCGCGACACACTGCGCCTGGAGGCGGGCATGCCGCTGTACGGGCACGAGCTGACCACCGCGCTGACGCCGTTCGACGCGGGGCTCGGCCGGGTCGTGAAGTTCGAGAAGGAGGGCGACTTCGTCGGCCGCGAGGCCTTGGTGGCTGCCGCGGAGCGCGCCGGGACCGCGCCGCCCCGCAAGCTCGTCGGCCTGGTCGCCGAGGGCCGGCGGGTGCCGCGCGCCGGCTTCCCGGTCACCGCCGGCGGCAAGGTCGTCGGCGAGGTCACGTCGGGTGCTCCGTCGCCCACCCTGGGCAGGCCGATCGCCATGGCGTACGTGGACGCGGCGTACGCCACCCCCGGGACCGAGGGCGTCGCCGTGGACATCCGGGGCACGAACGAGCCCTACGAGGTCGTCGCGCTGCCCTTCTACACGCGCCGCAAGTAG
- a CDS encoding polysaccharide deacetylase family protein, which produces MDGRTTPVARRSALRAAAGALLPAAALAACARDGGASHAPPAGPSRTPAPPARKAHGAARPAAAPHRFPGRPVQIEHGPRERPRVALTFHGQGDPALARTVLATAERAGARLTVLAVGTWLDEHPGMARRILDGGHDLGNHTQSHLDINAMDEKRAYEEITGCARRLHRLTGSIGTWFRPSRARQATPLVQDLARRAGYPHVLSYDVDSLDFTSPGAAAVTRKVAGELRNGSVVSLHFGYRDTVAALPILLTEIDRRRLRAVTTTELLT; this is translated from the coding sequence ATGGACGGTCGCACAACCCCGGTGGCCCGCCGTTCCGCCCTGCGCGCCGCCGCCGGGGCCCTTCTGCCGGCCGCCGCCCTCGCGGCCTGCGCGCGGGACGGCGGCGCCTCCCACGCCCCGCCGGCCGGCCCCTCGCGGACCCCCGCCCCGCCCGCGCGCAAGGCCCATGGGGCAGCCCGCCCCGCGGCCGCGCCGCACCGCTTCCCCGGCAGGCCCGTCCAGATCGAGCACGGCCCCCGCGAGCGGCCCCGCGTCGCCCTCACCTTCCACGGCCAGGGCGACCCCGCCCTGGCCCGTACGGTCCTCGCCACAGCCGAGAGGGCCGGCGCCCGGCTCACGGTCCTGGCCGTCGGCACCTGGCTCGACGAACACCCCGGCATGGCCCGCAGGATCCTCGACGGCGGCCACGATCTCGGCAACCACACCCAGAGTCATCTCGACATCAACGCCATGGACGAGAAGCGGGCGTACGAGGAGATCACCGGCTGCGCCCGCCGCCTGCACCGGCTCACCGGGTCCATCGGCACGTGGTTCAGGCCCTCGCGCGCCCGCCAGGCCACACCCCTCGTGCAGGACCTCGCCCGCAGGGCCGGCTACCCGCACGTCCTGTCCTACGACGTCGACTCCCTCGACTTCACCTCACCGGGCGCCGCCGCCGTCACCCGCAAGGTCGCCGGCGAACTCCGCAACGGGTCGGTGGTGAGCCTGCACTTCGGTTACCGGGACACCGTCGCCGCGCTGCCCATCCTCCTCACCGAAATCGACCGGCGCCGACTGCGTGCGGTGACCACGACGGAGCTGCTGACATGA
- a CDS encoding AAA family ATPase codes for MTLQPHTTATGAAHDAMPAQPGAPARERLGPRAPVVRDLRGRGAQLPSGLDFTAGDVVVVSGLPGSGKSTLIRRAVREHAIDSQDARDRWADSLPALLPYALYRPLVRGAHYFGLWRALRSGGSVVVHDCGTQAWVRRWLAREARRRGRTLHLVLLDVTPHVAREGQRERGRGVSGYAFARHRRAVGRLLRDTESGLLPPGCASAVLLDREAAGAIGRISFTGA; via the coding sequence ATGACGTTGCAGCCACACACGACGGCTACGGGGGCGGCGCACGACGCGATGCCCGCGCAGCCCGGCGCGCCCGCTCGGGAGCGCCTGGGCCCGCGCGCACCGGTGGTGCGTGACCTCCGGGGCCGCGGTGCTCAGCTCCCGAGCGGCCTGGACTTCACGGCGGGCGACGTGGTGGTGGTCTCCGGACTGCCGGGCAGCGGCAAGTCGACGCTGATCCGGCGCGCCGTCCGGGAACACGCGATCGACTCGCAGGACGCCCGGGACCGCTGGGCGGACTCCCTGCCCGCCTTACTCCCGTACGCCCTCTACCGCCCCCTGGTGCGAGGCGCGCACTACTTCGGCCTCTGGCGGGCGCTGCGCTCGGGCGGATCCGTCGTCGTCCACGACTGCGGTACGCAGGCCTGGGTGCGGCGCTGGCTGGCGCGTGAGGCCCGGCGCCGGGGCCGCACCCTGCACCTCGTCCTCCTCGACGTCACCCCTCACGTCGCCCGCGAGGGCCAGCGTGAGCGCGGGAGGGGGGTCTCCGGTTACGCCTTCGCCCGCCACCGGCGGGCCGTCGGGCGGCTGCTGCGCGACACCGAGAGCGGTCTGCTGCCGCCGGGGTGCGCCTCCGCGGTGCTGCTCGACCGGGAGGCCGCCGGGGCGATCGGACGGATCTCCTTCACCGGCGCCTAG
- the gcvH gene encoding glycine cleavage system protein GcvH translates to MSNPQQLRYSKEHEWLSAVEDGVATIGITEFAANALGDVVYAQLPEVGDTVTAGETCGELESTKSVSDLYSPVTGEVTAANQDVVDDPSLVNSAPFEGGWLFKVRVAEEPKDLLSADEYTEFSGN, encoded by the coding sequence ATGAGCAACCCCCAGCAGCTGCGGTACAGCAAGGAGCACGAGTGGCTGTCGGCCGTCGAGGACGGTGTGGCAACGATCGGTATCACCGAGTTCGCTGCCAACGCGCTCGGCGATGTCGTCTACGCCCAGCTCCCGGAGGTCGGTGACACGGTGACCGCGGGCGAGACCTGCGGAGAGCTGGAGTCGACCAAGTCGGTCAGCGACCTGTACTCGCCGGTGACCGGCGAGGTGACCGCGGCCAACCAGGACGTCGTGGACGACCCGTCGCTGGTGAACTCCGCCCCCTTCGAGGGCGGCTGGCTGTTCAAGGTACGCGTCGCGGAGGAGCCGAAGGACCTTCTCTCCGCCGACGAGTACACCGAGTTCTCCGGCAACTGA